The window AAAAAGGCAATAAAAACCCTCATATCAAATATAATACTCGATATTATTCATATATAGACATGATATATATGAATAATATACATCATGACAGACAAATAAATTCTTACAAGAGAAAATTTACATAGGCTTCCTCACTCTTAAGAAAAAGTTCAACATCACAGAAATTCCCACTATAGCCCGCTCGAAAAAAAATGCAAGCAAAATTTTCGATCCAGCCTACTCAAATGTCCAAAAACGGAGCCTAGTCGTGTAATTTCTCTCTTCATTAAAGCTAGTTGTCGGAAAAGCTTTTTTTTTGCGAGCATCTTGCCCCTTTAGAAAAAACTGGCTTCATAAGAATCCCCGCAGAGCACGATCTGGAACTTTCTTTCTGACTCGCCCAGTTGCCGTCACCCACTCACAGAATAATTTCTTCCAAAACAGAACGCTTACAAGTGCCCAGGAAGCGATCGCGAAAACGAGTTACGGCACCCCGTGCACGACCACAACTACCGGCGGGAGCAAATGAATTATGGAGTTAGCCTATATTTTCGTTGTCTGCAGAACTGTCAGCAACCTAGTTGTCAGCGTGACGAACTCGAAAAGCCCAGGTGCCGGAGAATAGGATCATGGCAGGACTGACAGAATAAAAGTTTGGACCGTAAATGTTCGCGCATATCAAGAGCAAGGCTTCTCATTTCGGAAGATCGCAGGGCAACTCGGATATAGCCCATCCAGCGTCCTGCGCTCTATCTACGGGGAAGCACAATAAACAAGATCAACTTCACTTATCAGTCGCAGCATCCAGCCGATATTTACCTTCCTGTAACTTGGGTGTAGATTGTCCAATAGTGTGTGTAATTCATAATAGGCACAATGTGTGCAATAGCCTACAATCAAATCCCCAAATATCCTAAAGGAGACAACATGGAAGATTCTCTTAAGCAAGCAATCGAGATCGTAAAAGCCCAAGCATCTGTACGCAACATGAACGAGGACGAGATCACATCCATGATCAAAGCCTTGGCTGGCAGCATTCGTGGAGTCGCTGAAGGTGTTGCACCAGTTGTCGAAACCGAACCGGCTGTCGACCCCAAAAATGCCATCAGAGAGAAAAGTGTCATCTGCTGCGAGTGTGGAAAGTCATTCAAAGTTTTGACAAAGCGCCACCTGATAACCCACGGACTCACTCCCGAACAGTACAAGGAAAAATATGGCTACAAGAAGGGTACTTCTCTTGTAGCAAAATCTCTGGCCCGGAGCCGCCGGAAAACCATGCAGGACATGAAGTTGTGGGAAAAGCGTAAAAAGGCTCCCAAGGCCGAATGACAAGTAAATACAGGCCGGCCTTACATCTGCAATGGAGGTCGGCCTCTTGATTATTCTTTTCTTGAATATCTATTCGGGCTTCACCTTCGTTGAACCCAATCGCGCAAGGCAGCTATTTGAGCACGATTTTCCGCCCAGGACGAAGCAACCGTTTCATAACTTCCGAATATTGTCCGATTGAATGCGATGAATTTGCCAGCTATTTATTGAGAACCAAAGTCAACAACGCGAGCAACGACTTTACGGACCTGCTCATGCAGATCAAGTCTTGATTTTCTGCAATTATCCGAAATCATTACAGCTCCCCCCATGATTGCCGAAGCCAGTGGTATACTCCTCTCTCGTTGGCAACCGCCAAGGCCAAACGAGATCGAACCCAGGTTTTTCGACAAAGGTCTATCCATTTCATGCCGCCCCACCGCA of the Desulfomicrobium macestii genome contains:
- a CDS encoding MucR family transcriptional regulator; translated protein: MEDSLKQAIEIVKAQASVRNMNEDEITSMIKALAGSIRGVAEGVAPVVETEPAVDPKNAIREKSVICCECGKSFKVLTKRHLITHGLTPEQYKEKYGYKKGTSLVAKSLARSRRKTMQDMKLWEKRKKAPKAE